From a region of the Methanobrevibacter thaueri genome:
- the guaB gene encoding IMP dehydrogenase: MSFSKKVQEARMSYTFDDFLLTPNASYVEPKDIDTKIELGKGIKLNIPVLSAAMDTVTEADLAIAMAQQGGVGVIHRNITLERQVEEVKKVKNAEDLTIRDVVTISQDSTVAEAEAIMRDELISGLPVVEGDEILGIISKRDIRPFLKSEMSTKIKDIMTSDVVTVDEGVSAEEALNIAYDNKVERLPVVRDGKLVGIITIKDILNRSQYPNAARDKDGNFLVAAACGPFDLDRAMALDQAGADIISIDCAHAHNMNVVKFTETIKDNIDAELCVGNIATAEAAEDLISMGVDALKVGIGPGSMCTTRIVAGVGVPQLTAISDVADAAADSGIPVIADGGIRYSGDVAKAIGAGADAVMLGNLLAASLEAPGDIVIMHGKQYKKYRGMGSMGAMTSEYDGGADRYFQGQKSKMNHTKYVPEGIEGAVPYKGTVAEILFQLVGGLKSSMGYCGAKDIKAMQEKANFVRITSSGIKESHPHDLLITNESPNYPTLD; the protein is encoded by the coding sequence ATGTCATTTTCAAAAAAAGTTCAAGAAGCAAGAATGTCATACACTTTCGATGATTTTCTATTGACTCCTAATGCAAGTTATGTAGAACCAAAAGACATTGATACTAAAATTGAATTAGGAAAAGGTATTAAATTAAACATCCCTGTCTTAAGTGCTGCTATGGACACTGTAACAGAAGCAGACCTTGCAATAGCCATGGCACAACAAGGGGGAGTAGGTGTAATTCACAGAAACATCACACTTGAAAGGCAAGTTGAAGAAGTCAAAAAGGTCAAAAACGCTGAAGACTTAACAATTCGTGATGTTGTAACAATTTCTCAAGATTCCACTGTCGCTGAAGCAGAAGCCATAATGCGCGATGAGCTCATCAGCGGATTGCCTGTTGTTGAAGGCGATGAAATACTCGGAATTATTTCAAAAAGGGATATCAGACCATTTTTAAAATCTGAAATGTCCACAAAAATCAAGGATATAATGACCTCTGATGTGGTAACTGTCGATGAGGGGGTTTCCGCTGAAGAAGCATTGAATATTGCATATGATAATAAAGTTGAAAGACTTCCGGTTGTACGCGATGGCAAATTAGTCGGAATCATTACTATTAAAGATATTCTAAACAGATCACAATATCCAAATGCCGCAAGAGACAAGGACGGCAACTTTTTGGTTGCAGCCGCATGCGGTCCATTCGATTTGGATAGGGCTATGGCACTTGACCAAGCAGGTGCGGACATAATTTCAATCGACTGCGCTCACGCTCACAACATGAACGTTGTCAAATTCACTGAAACCATTAAGGACAACATTGATGCGGAATTATGTGTAGGTAACATTGCTACCGCTGAAGCAGCTGAAGACTTAATATCCATGGGTGTTGACGCACTTAAAGTGGGTATCGGTCCGGGTTCAATGTGTACCACCCGTATTGTAGCAGGTGTTGGCGTACCGCAATTAACCGCAATTTCCGATGTTGCTGATGCTGCAGCCGATTCCGGCATTCCGGTAATTGCCGACGGTGGTATCAGATACTCCGGTGACGTTGCAAAAGCAATCGGTGCAGGTGCAGATGCCGTAATGCTCGGTAACTTACTTGCTGCATCCCTAGAGGCTCCTGGTGATATTGTCATCATGCACGGTAAACAGTATAAGAAATACCGTGGAATGGGATCTATGGGTGCTATGACCAGTGAGTATGACGGTGGAGCAGACAGATACTTCCAAGGTCAAAAAAGTAAGATGAACCACACCAAGTACGTTCCAGAAGGAATTGAAGGTGCTGTACCGTATAAGGGTACCGTTGCCGAAATCTTATTCCAATTGGTCGGTGGTTTAAAATCATCCATGGGCTATTGCGGTGCTAAAGACATCAAAGCAATGCAAGAGAAAGCAAACTTCGTTAGAATTACAAGCAGTGGAATCAAGGAATCCCACCCTCATGACTTGTTGATCACTAACGAAAGTCCTAATTATCCAACTCTTGACTAG
- the cbiQ gene encoding cobalt ECF transporter T component CbiQ: protein MKFDMDYIAHHNALTETNPYLKLFLTIFLLILTLALDNLYFDIFIFIVMSIVILAIAKINYKSYLKFLSLPMAFLVITCLFLMFFFGKGEVIYETGIFGIVVTTDSFHYAVYTFMRVFGCLPCLGFLALTTPIAKILNCLRTLKVPKVMVEIALLMYNAIFIFLNEIDTMQKAQDTRLGYHSYWTSFKSLGALVSTIFLRSLDKSETLQFALDSRGYTGELPVYEPRKKEN from the coding sequence ATGAAATTTGATATGGATTATATTGCGCATCACAATGCATTAACTGAAACTAATCCTTATTTGAAATTGTTTTTAACAATTTTCTTACTGATTTTAACATTAGCACTTGATAATCTATATTTTGACATATTCATATTCATTGTAATGTCCATTGTAATATTGGCCATTGCTAAAATCAACTATAAATCCTATTTGAAATTCCTATCACTTCCAATGGCATTTCTTGTTATAACCTGTCTATTCTTGATGTTCTTCTTTGGAAAAGGAGAAGTCATTTATGAAACCGGAATATTTGGTATAGTGGTCACTACAGACTCTTTCCATTATGCGGTTTATACATTTATGAGAGTATTTGGCTGTTTGCCATGTTTAGGCTTTTTAGCCCTCACAACACCTATTGCAAAGATTTTAAATTGTTTAAGAACTTTGAAAGTTCCTAAAGTCATGGTTGAAATCGCTCTTCTGATGTATAATGCAATTTTCATATTCTTGAATGAAATCGATACCATGCAAAAGGCACAGGATACAAGACTAGGTTATCATTCATATTGGACATCATTCAAGTCTTTGGGCGCTCTTGTAAGTACAATATTTTTAAGGTCTCTTGACAAAAGTGAAACATTGCAATTTGCACTGGATTCAAGAGGTTACACTGGTGAACTTCCAGTTTATGAACCAAGAAAAAAGGAGAATTAA
- a CDS encoding ribonucleotide-diphosphate reductase subunit beta has protein sequence MNMRELLLKALEVDEYNLAIVNEIKGNPSRISFYSNKGEILLTLLIGATIENEKMNIAPSQLKIVSEVDELNVLGEIFDFDLVDKAEDNYILISKSDDSPARIYFINKFGDRLNFQINVKKIIEVSND, from the coding sequence ATGAACATGCGTGAGCTGTTGTTGAAGGCTTTGGAAGTTGATGAGTACAACTTAGCTATTGTAAATGAAATCAAGGGAAATCCCAGCAGGATTTCATTCTATTCAAATAAAGGCGAGATTTTGTTAACCCTTCTCATTGGCGCAACCATTGAAAATGAGAAGATGAACATCGCTCCATCCCAATTGAAAATAGTCTCTGAAGTTGATGAGCTTAACGTATTGGGCGAGATATTCGACTTCGATTTAGTGGATAAGGCGGAAGATAATTACATTTTAATTTCCAAAAGCGACGATTCACCTGCTAGAATTTACTTCATTAACAAATTTGGAGATAGGCTTAACTTCCAAATCAATGTTAAAAAGATTATAGAGGTTTCAAATGATTGA
- a CDS encoding Rpo12/RPC10 RNA polymerase subunit family protein gives MYWCPSCGEEVDHKSYMENKCPKCRYRILFKKVPEVTRIIKAR, from the coding sequence TTGTACTGGTGTCCAAGTTGCGGGGAAGAAGTAGATCATAAAAGCTACATGGAAAATAAATGTCCTAAATGTAGATATAGGATTTTATTTAAAAAAGTCCCTGAAGTAACTAGAATCATAAAAGCAAGATAA
- a CDS encoding ATP-binding cassette domain-containing protein, which translates to MLEVKNIKYSYNADYQALKGVSLKVEKGDMVALLGKNGAGKSTLFLHLNGIYQPDEGQVFIDGEELKYDKKSLLKFRQKVGIVFQNPDDQIFAPTVEEDVAFGPLNLGLPMEEVQDRVEEALSRVGMSGFEKTAPHHLSGGQKKRVAIAGILAMKPEVMVLDEPTAGLDPQGVVDLSILLNELNDEGITIVISTHEVDLVPNYAKKVFVLVDGLLIAEGTPKEIFAKPEILEQANLKVPIVTDLFQQLESEGFDMKGDYPLTIDEAKDKFLELLNKN; encoded by the coding sequence ATGTTAGAGGTAAAAAATATCAAATATTCATATAATGCTGATTATCAGGCGCTTAAGGGAGTTAGCTTAAAGGTCGAAAAGGGCGATATGGTTGCTCTTTTAGGTAAAAACGGCGCAGGTAAATCCACATTGTTTCTTCATTTGAACGGTATCTACCAGCCTGATGAAGGCCAGGTGTTCATTGATGGTGAAGAATTGAAATATGATAAGAAGTCCTTACTCAAGTTCAGGCAAAAGGTGGGAATCGTTTTCCAAAATCCGGATGATCAGATTTTCGCTCCAACAGTTGAGGAAGATGTTGCTTTTGGACCGCTCAATTTGGGTTTGCCTATGGAGGAAGTTCAGGACAGGGTTGAAGAGGCTTTGTCACGCGTAGGAATGTCAGGATTTGAAAAGACCGCACCGCATCATTTAAGTGGAGGTCAGAAGAAAAGAGTTGCCATTGCAGGAATTCTTGCAATGAAACCTGAAGTCATGGTATTGGATGAACCTACCGCAGGATTGGATCCTCAAGGGGTAGTTGATTTGTCCATTTTGTTGAATGAACTTAATGATGAGGGAATTACAATCGTAATTTCAACACATGAAGTTGATTTGGTGCCAAATTACGCTAAGAAGGTTTTTGTTTTAGTTGACGGTTTATTGATTGCTGAAGGAACTCCTAAGGAAATTTTTGCAAAACCTGAAATATTGGAACAGGCTAATCTAAAGGTCCCTATTGTCACAGACTTGTTTCAACAGCTTGAAAGTGAAGGATTTGACATGAAAGGGGATTATCCGCTAACAATTGATGAAGCTAAGGATAAGTTTTTAGAATTGTTAAATAAAAACTAA
- a CDS encoding DUF2304 domain-containing protein produces MLLYSILFPIISILAILWFVYRYLKQKQSLITLILWTILWLFVILFSIFPRASEQFARLFGITRGLDFIIIAVFVVLFYIIFGLFNRVDRLQDEINKIVKEVAINNEISLDDEEDE; encoded by the coding sequence ATGTTATTATATTCAATATTATTTCCAATAATCTCAATATTGGCCATATTATGGTTTGTTTATAGGTATTTAAAGCAAAAACAATCCCTGATTACCCTTATCCTATGGACAATATTGTGGCTGTTCGTGATTTTGTTCTCCATATTCCCAAGGGCCAGTGAGCAATTTGCGAGACTCTTCGGTATAACCCGTGGTTTGGACTTTATTATCATAGCAGTATTTGTGGTACTGTTTTACATAATATTTGGGTTGTTCAATAGAGTAGATAGGCTGCAGGACGAAATCAACAAGATAGTCAAGGAAGTGGCTATTAACAATGAAATATCCCTTGATGATGAAGAGGATGAATAA
- a CDS encoding (5-formylfuran-3-yl)methyl phosphate synthase → MLLLISPINREEALESIEGGADIVDVKNPKEGSLGANFPWVIKEIRELTPEDKLVSATLGDVPYKPGTVSLAAMGAHVSGADYIKVGLYGTKDHDEAVEVMENVVKTVKDVSEDTIIVAAGYADAHRVGAVDPMEIPKVAKDAGCDLAMLDTAVKDGHTLFDYLDLDKLKEFVDEAHSYGLLTALAGSVKKDQLKPLHDIGCDVVGIRGAACVGGDRNTGKIHHTAVAELKELLDSF, encoded by the coding sequence ATGCTTCTATTAATAAGTCCTATAAATCGTGAAGAAGCTCTCGAATCAATTGAAGGTGGAGCAGATATAGTAGATGTAAAAAATCCTAAGGAAGGTTCCCTTGGAGCTAATTTCCCATGGGTTATAAAAGAAATTAGAGAACTAACTCCTGAAGACAAACTTGTCAGCGCTACTTTAGGTGACGTGCCATACAAACCAGGTACAGTTTCACTTGCAGCAATGGGTGCACATGTTTCAGGAGCAGATTACATTAAAGTTGGATTATATGGAACAAAAGACCATGATGAAGCTGTTGAAGTCATGGAAAACGTTGTAAAAACTGTAAAAGATGTAAGTGAAGATACAATTATTGTTGCAGCAGGTTATGCTGACGCTCACCGTGTAGGTGCGGTCGATCCTATGGAAATACCAAAAGTGGCAAAGGATGCTGGATGCGACCTTGCAATGCTTGACACTGCTGTTAAAGACGGTCATACATTATTCGATTATTTAGATTTAGACAAATTGAAAGAATTCGTTGACGAAGCTCACAGTTACGGTTTGTTGACTGCACTTGCAGGTTCCGTTAAAAAAGACCAATTGAAACCTTTACATGATATCGGTTGTGATGTGGTCGGTATTAGAGGAGCAGCTTGTGTAGGTGGAGACAGGAATACTGGTAAAATCCACCATACAGCAGTAGCTGAGCTTAAAGAATTATTAGATTCATTTTAA
- a CDS encoding (Fe-S)-binding protein, producing the protein MLYFRGCTAREKETSIQKATEKLLDIAGVDYHILEDEKCCGSVLLRTGFFNEAQRQIEKNTEILNGEKIITSCAGCYKTLKEDYEGLDVIHISQLLDELIRDGKLNLEKGELDVTYHDSCHLARHMEVFDEPRNVIGALANIVEMENNRENSLCCGAGGGVKSAYPEIATQMAKTRIGQAMDTGCKTLVTACPFCKLNLSNDELEVLDLTEFLVKYGGLDEEE; encoded by the coding sequence ATGCTTTATTTTAGAGGCTGCACCGCAAGAGAGAAGGAAACTTCAATCCAGAAGGCAACCGAAAAATTATTGGACATTGCGGGTGTGGATTATCATATTTTGGAAGATGAGAAATGTTGTGGGTCAGTTCTACTAAGGACTGGCTTTTTTAATGAAGCCCAAAGACAAATAGAAAAGAATACAGAAATCTTAAATGGTGAAAAAATCATCACGTCATGTGCAGGATGCTACAAGACATTAAAAGAGGATTATGAAGGATTGGATGTCATTCACATATCCCAATTGCTTGATGAACTGATTAGGGACGGCAAGCTCAATCTTGAAAAAGGTGAACTGGACGTTACCTATCATGATTCCTGTCATTTGGCTCGCCACATGGAGGTTTTCGATGAGCCTAGAAACGTTATAGGGGCATTGGCCAACATTGTTGAAATGGAAAACAACCGTGAGAACAGTCTGTGCTGCGGTGCTGGCGGCGGTGTGAAGTCAGCCTATCCCGAAATAGCAACACAGATGGCGAAGACAAGAATAGGCCAGGCTATGGATACAGGATGTAAGACTCTTGTAACCGCATGTCCCTTCTGTAAGCTTAACTTAAGCAATGATGAGCTTGAAGTGCTTGACCTGACTGAATTTTTAGTTAAATATGGTGGTTTGGATGAAGAAGAGTGA
- a CDS encoding energy-coupling factor ABC transporter substrate-binding protein: MKTSTLIILAVVCIIIFIAPLIMFSGHGEDDGYFGGSDDAASEQIEASHYEPWFSSIWEPPSGEIESLLFALQAAIGAIIIGYFFGYWRGQGKEE, encoded by the coding sequence ATGAAAACATCAACATTAATAATTTTAGCAGTTGTTTGCATAATTATATTTATTGCACCATTAATCATGTTTAGTGGTCATGGCGAAGATGATGGATACTTTGGTGGATCTGACGATGCAGCAAGTGAACAAATTGAAGCGTCCCATTATGAACCTTGGTTTTCATCAATATGGGAACCACCTAGTGGTGAAATAGAAAGTTTATTATTTGCTCTTCAAGCAGCTATCGGAGCAATCATTATTGGTTACTTCTTTGGTTACTGGAGAGGACAAGGTAAAGAAGAATAA
- a CDS encoding glycosyltransferase family 2 protein, with product MEYELTLEDKNATYVVLPAYNEATRIQPVIESIAEKGYNMVVVNDGSSDNTLDVILESKRKFPDKIHVYSLIINRGVGVATQTGFDAVLKYNPKYVVSMDSDGQHSADDLDNVIRPLVTGEAQAVIGVRPLKDMPFSRNFANLVMNLLTRIFYKVNVSDSQTGFRAITKDALKKININARGYLISSEFIREVNDNNIPFAEVPIQTIYTPETQAKGTNVKEAFKILIQMIKHQF from the coding sequence ATGGAATACGAGTTAACCTTGGAAGATAAGAATGCGACATATGTGGTTCTTCCAGCATATAATGAAGCGACAAGAATACAGCCTGTCATAGAATCAATTGCCGAAAAGGGATACAACATGGTTGTGGTAAATGACGGCTCATCAGACAATACTTTGGATGTTATCCTAGAATCCAAAAGGAAATTTCCAGATAAGATTCATGTCTATTCATTGATAATCAATCGTGGAGTTGGCGTTGCAACACAAACAGGATTTGATGCTGTTTTAAAGTATAACCCGAAATATGTTGTTAGCATGGATTCGGATGGCCAGCATTCCGCTGATGATTTGGATAATGTGATAAGGCCTCTCGTTACAGGCGAGGCCCAGGCGGTCATTGGTGTCAGACCACTTAAGGACATGCCGTTCAGCAGGAATTTTGCAAATTTGGTCATGAACCTTCTGACAAGAATATTCTATAAGGTTAACGTAAGCGATTCACAGACAGGTTTCAGGGCAATTACAAAGGATGCCTTAAAAAAGATCAATATCAATGCCAGGGGTTATCTCATTTCCTCTGAATTCATACGTGAAGTCAACGATAACAACATTCCATTTGCTGAGGTTCCGATTCAAACTATCTACACTCCTGAAACCCAGGCAAAAGGAACAAATGTAAAAGAGGCATTTAAAATTTTAATTCAAATGATTAAACATCAGTTTTAG
- a CDS encoding HisA/HisF family protein has protein sequence MIKKIPVIDLKQHQAVSGKSGMRDTYKPLNTVFAPSANPVEIAQGLKLNGADEMYIADLDLIESQGHNINDVRMVNTIIPVIFDGGVKNLESFEFFLEYAYKIIVPTETLESVDELRKIFEKYPKERIVVSVDTKNNELLAKNMDMALSEFKEVLIELDPNDIILLDITGVGTGKGYNEYLLNEFEELKDKLIIAGGLNKDSLGELESLGIKRVLIGTSLHSGEVKLLD, from the coding sequence ATGATTAAGAAAATTCCAGTAATAGATTTAAAACAGCACCAGGCCGTAAGCGGCAAATCAGGAATGAGGGACACCTACAAACCATTGAACACTGTTTTTGCACCATCTGCCAATCCGGTTGAGATAGCCCAAGGGTTGAAACTGAACGGTGCGGATGAAATGTACATAGCCGATTTGGACCTGATTGAATCCCAGGGACACAACATCAATGACGTCAGGATGGTTAATACAATCATTCCGGTGATCTTTGACGGTGGAGTCAAAAACCTTGAGTCATTCGAATTCTTCCTGGAATATGCATACAAGATTATAGTGCCTACAGAAACACTGGAAAGTGTTGACGAGCTTCGCAAAATATTTGAAAAGTATCCGAAAGAAAGAATTGTTGTTAGTGTGGATACAAAAAACAATGAGCTTCTCGCAAAGAACATGGACATGGCACTGTCCGAATTCAAGGAGGTTCTGATTGAACTTGACCCGAACGACATCATCCTTCTCGACATCACAGGTGTCGGCACAGGAAAGGGCTACAATGAATACCTTCTAAACGAATTTGAAGAGTTGAAGGACAAGCTAATCATTGCTGGTGGTTTGAATAAGGACTCTCTAGGTGAGTTGGAGTCATTGGGCATAAAAAGAGTATTGATAGGAACCAGCCTGCATTCAGGCGAAGTGAAACTTCTAGATTAA
- a CDS encoding DUF3194 domain-containing protein: protein MSKLKVLTSDDLAEISDKFGEILEHEVSKALPSKEIEDLDLDILLSYENEQLDVDVDVGVSFDELSEISQDQIMQAIDEAYLGFDSYIDENFRV, encoded by the coding sequence ATGTCAAAACTTAAGGTATTAACTTCAGATGATTTGGCCGAAATTTCCGATAAGTTCGGTGAAATCCTGGAACATGAAGTTTCAAAAGCCCTTCCAAGCAAGGAAATTGAAGACTTGGACTTGGACATTCTTTTAAGCTATGAAAACGAACAGCTTGATGTTGACGTTGACGTTGGAGTTAGCTTTGATGAGCTGTCTGAAATCAGTCAAGATCAGATTATGCAAGCAATTGATGAGGCTTATTTAGGCTTTGATTCTTATATTGATGAGAATTTCAGAGTTTAA
- a CDS encoding KEOPS complex subunit Pcc1, whose translation MIEESPLESVKSDIVVEFENADQAKIVYDSIILEFETAPDFRSSMTIELDDSKIMINIDAEDSTSFRASVNSAIKWINLALQINNLTI comes from the coding sequence ATGATTGAAGAAAGCCCTCTTGAATCTGTCAAAAGTGATATAGTCGTTGAATTTGAAAATGCCGATCAGGCTAAAATCGTTTATGATTCTATAATCCTGGAGTTCGAAACCGCTCCCGACTTTAGGTCTTCCATGACCATCGAGCTCGATGACTCCAAAATCATGATCAATATCGATGCTGAGGATTCAACATCCTTTCGTGCATCCGTTAACTCTGCAATCAAATGGATTAACTTAGCATTACAAATAAATAACTTGACAATTTAA
- a CDS encoding prefoldin subunit beta has protein sequence MEIPENIQQQLNQFQQLQQQAQAVTMQIQNVEVQIQETEKALEELKKTDENTEVFKQAGTLLIKVEYADALSDTEEKLETLQLRKQTMARQEDRVMKKLEEMQATIQAAMQGMGQ, from the coding sequence ATGGAGATTCCTGAAAACATTCAACAACAATTAAATCAGTTTCAACAATTACAACAACAAGCTCAAGCTGTAACCATGCAAATTCAAAATGTTGAAGTACAAATTCAAGAAACTGAAAAAGCATTAGAAGAACTTAAAAAAACCGATGAAAATACTGAAGTGTTCAAACAAGCAGGTACTTTACTCATTAAAGTAGAATACGCTGACGCTTTATCCGACACTGAAGAAAAATTAGAAACCCTTCAGTTAAGAAAACAAACCATGGCTCGTCAAGAAGACAGAGTTATGAAAAAACTTGAAGAAATGCAAGCTACCATTCAAGCTGCTATGCAAGGTATGGGCCAATAG
- the rpl37A gene encoding 50S ribosomal protein L37Ae, whose protein sequence is MARTKKVGITGRFGARYGRKAKRVVKNIEENMKKDHVCPKCDRPYVKREAAGIWKCKKCGAVFTGGAYIPQTPMAKSAARSIRDIKVEE, encoded by the coding sequence ATGGCAAGAACTAAAAAAGTGGGTATTACAGGAAGGTTCGGTGCAAGATACGGAAGAAAAGCAAAAAGAGTAGTTAAAAACATCGAAGAAAACATGAAAAAAGATCATGTTTGTCCTAAATGTGATAGACCATACGTAAAAAGAGAAGCTGCTGGAATTTGGAAATGCAAAAAATGTGGTGCAGTATTTACCGGTGGAGCTTACATTCCACAAACCCCTATGGCAAAATCTGCAGCACGTAGTATAAGAGACATTAAAGTGGAGGAATAG
- the ribC gene encoding riboflavin synthase produces the protein MRIGICDTTFARFDMAAAAIDELKKNAYDLKIIRETVPGVKDLPVTAKILIEEENCDIVMALGMPGPMEKDKMCAHEASTGLINAQLMTNTHILEVFVHEDEEEDPVELAKLAENRAREHAQNLIKMMYHRKAMRKEAGMGMREGKEDAGPL, from the coding sequence ATGAGAATTGGAATTTGCGATACAACTTTTGCACGTTTTGACATGGCGGCAGCCGCCATAGACGAGCTTAAAAAGAACGCTTATGACTTGAAGATAATCAGGGAAACCGTCCCTGGAGTTAAAGATTTGCCTGTAACCGCCAAAATTCTCATTGAAGAGGAAAACTGTGATATTGTAATGGCACTTGGAATGCCAGGACCAATGGAAAAGGACAAGATGTGTGCTCATGAGGCATCAACCGGACTGATCAATGCACAGCTCATGACAAACACCCACATATTGGAAGTGTTTGTGCATGAGGATGAGGAAGAGGATCCTGTTGAGCTTGCTAAACTTGCGGAAAACAGGGCACGTGAACATGCCCAAAACCTGATAAAGATGATGTATCACAGAAAGGCAATGAGAAAAGAAGCCGGTATGGGTATGCGTGAAGGAAAAGAGGATGCAGGACCATTATAA
- a CDS encoding LUD domain-containing protein, with product MKKSELETMRKSFDTVKSRSNSIKDSESTKRLTKRVQEIKKYSFENKDELFNQVIDSFKRNGIEVEFAKTSQDALDIIDGLIDEYDAEVIAKAKSNTLGEINLKNHLKIDVVETDLGDRILQLKKTDNKPVHPTGPASHLNIEDITGIVNESLDVNVNPDAQEIMRAVRADVLKRLENARVGISGANAIASEEGSLVMVHNEGNISIVSLKDLHIIVAGIDKIVPTLEDAISIVKLETIFATGSYVTSYMNVISGPSKTADIEKKLIKNMYGAERVVVILLDNGRSEAIEECLYCIGCGNCIVHCPVYNAVGNEFGFNNYLGGRGVAMSKFIEDDETCFNSGLYMCTLCGLCTLNCPLSIPTNEILENMRKLSTDVGFYPRAHGKIKDNVSKNDSPY from the coding sequence ATGAAGAAGAGTGAACTTGAAACAATGAGAAAGTCATTTGATACTGTCAAGAGCAGATCTAACAGCATCAAGGACTCCGAATCCACCAAAAGACTGACCAAAAGGGTTCAGGAAATCAAAAAATATTCCTTTGAAAACAAGGATGAGCTGTTCAATCAGGTTATCGATTCGTTTAAGCGCAATGGCATTGAGGTTGAATTTGCCAAAACATCACAGGATGCGTTGGACATAATCGATGGATTGATTGATGAGTATGATGCAGAGGTCATAGCCAAGGCCAAATCCAACACCTTAGGTGAGATTAATTTAAAAAACCATTTAAAGATTGATGTTGTCGAAACTGATTTGGGAGACCGCATATTGCAGCTCAAAAAGACTGACAACAAGCCGGTTCATCCAACAGGTCCTGCTTCACATTTAAATATTGAAGACATCACAGGCATTGTCAACGAGTCACTTGACGTCAATGTCAACCCTGACGCTCAGGAAATCATGCGGGCGGTAAGGGCTGATGTGCTAAAACGCCTTGAAAATGCAAGAGTAGGTATAAGTGGAGCCAATGCAATAGCGTCTGAAGAGGGATCCCTTGTAATGGTGCACAATGAGGGCAATATTTCAATAGTTTCACTGAAGGATTTGCATATAATCGTAGCCGGAATCGATAAAATAGTGCCGACATTGGAAGACGCAATCTCTATTGTTAAGCTGGAAACCATATTTGCAACAGGAAGCTATGTCACATCATATATGAATGTGATATCCGGACCGTCAAAAACAGCTGATATCGAGAAAAAACTCATAAAGAACATGTATGGTGCTGAAAGGGTTGTTGTCATACTTCTGGACAATGGAAGAAGCGAGGCGATTGAGGAATGCCTGTACTGCATAGGCTGTGGAAACTGCATCGTTCACTGTCCTGTCTACAATGCCGTCGGTAACGAATTCGGCTTCAACAACTACCTTGGAGGACGTGGGGTTGCAATGTCAAAGTTCATCGAGGATGACGAGACCTGCTTCAACTCAGGCCTTTACATGTGCACGCTATGCGGATTGTGCACACTCAACTGTCCCTTAAGCATCCCTACCAACGAAATACTCGAGAACATGAGGAAACTCTCAACTGATGTTGGATTCTATCCGAGGGCCCACGGCAAGATCAAGGACAACGTTTCCAAAAATGATTCCCCTTATTAA